A single genomic interval of Pan paniscus chromosome 18, NHGRI_mPanPan1-v2.0_pri, whole genome shotgun sequence harbors:
- the LOC129392988 gene encoding polycystin-1-like isoform X5 translates to MSIGSAAAAAAGKDMVWRTERLLPLEETSPCQAVCLTRHLTAFGASLFVSPSHVRFVFPEPTADVNYIVMLTCAVCLVTYMVMAAILHKLDQLDASRGRAIPFCGQRGRFKYEILVKTGWGRGSGTTAHVGIMLYGVDSRSGHRHLDGDRAFHRNSLDIFRIATPHSLGSVWKIRVWHDNKGLSPAWFLQHIIVRNLQTARSAFFLVNDWLSVETEANGGLVEKEVLAASDAALLRFRRLLVAELQRGFFDNHIWLSIWDRPPRSHFTHIQRATCCVLLGANAVWYGAVGDSAYSTGRVSRLSPLSVDTVAVGLVSSVVVYPVYLAILFLFRMSRSKVAGSPNPTPAGQQVLDIDSCLDSSVLDSSFLTFSGLHAEVRALLGVLGWAGGPAALAQLGLKTLCTS, encoded by the exons CATTGGTTCTGCTGCCGCTGCAGCCGCTGGAAAGGACATGGTGTGGAGGACAGAGAGGCTGCTGCCCCTGGAGGAGACCTCGCCCTGCCAGGCCGTCTGCCTCACCCGCCACCTCACAGCCTTCGGCGCCAGCCTCTTCGTGTCCCCAAGCCATGTCCGCTTTGTCTTTCCG GAGCCGACAGCGGATGTAAACTACATCGTCATGCTGACATGTGCTGTGTGCCTGGTGACCTACATGGTCATGGCCGCCATCCTGCACAAGCTGGACCAGTTGGATGCCAGCCGAGGCCGCGCCATCCCCTTCTGTGGGCAGCGGGGCCGCTTCAAGTACGAGATCCTCGTCAAGACAGGCTGGGGCCGGGGCTCAG GTACCACGGCCCACGTGGGCATCATGCTGTATGGGGTGGACAGCCGGAGCGGCCACCGGCACCTGGACGGCGACAGAGCCTTCCACCGCAACAGCCTGGACATCTTCCGGATCGCCACCCCGCACAGCCTGGGTAGCGTGTGGAAGATCCGAGTGTGGCACGACAACAAAG GGCTCAGCCCTGCCTGGTTCCTGCAGCACATCATCGTCAGGAACCTGCAGACGGCACGCAGCGCCTTCTTCCTGGTCAATGACTGGCTTTCGGTGGAGACGGAGGCCAATGGGGGCCTGGTGGAGAAGGAGGTGCTGGCCGCGA GCGACGCAGCCCTGTTGCGCTTCCGGCGCCTGCTGGTGGCTGAGCTGCAGCGCGGCTTCTTTGACAATCACATCTGGCTCTCCATATGGGACCGGCCGCCTCGTAGCCATTTCACTCACATCCAGAGGGCCACCTGCTGCGTTCTCCTGGGCGCCAACGCCGTGTGGTACGGTGCTGTTGGCGACTCtgcctacag CACGGGGCGTGTGTCCAGGCTGAGCCCGCTGAGCGTCGACACAGTCGCTGTTGGCCTGGTGTCCAGCGTGGTTGTCTATCCCGTCTACCTGGCCATCCTCTTTCTCTTCCGGATGTCCCGGAGCAag GTGGCTGGGAGCCCGAACCCCACACCTGCCGGGCAGCAGGTGCTGGACATCGACAGCTGCCTGGACTCGTCCGTGCTGGACAGCTCCTTCCTCACGTTCTCAGGCCTCCACGCTGAGGTGAGGGCTCTACTGGGggtcctgggctgggctgggggtccTGCCGCCTTGGCGCAGCTTGGACTCAAGACACTGTGCACCTCTTAG
- the LOC129392988 gene encoding polycystin-1-like isoform X11, translated as MSIGSAAAAAAGKDMVWRTERLLPLEETSPCQAVCLTRHLTAFGASLFVSPSHVRFVFPEPTADVNYIVMLTCAVCLVTYMVMAAILHKLDQLDASRGRAIPFCGQRGRFKYEILVKTGWGRGSGTTAHVGIMLYGVDSRSGHRHLDGDRAFHRNSLDIFRIATPHSLGSVWKIRVWHDNKGLSPAWFLQHIIVRNLQTARSAFFLVNDWLSVETEANGGLVEKEVLAASDAALLRFRRLLVAELQRGFFDNHIWLSIWDRPPRSHFTHIQRATCCVLLGANAVWYGAVGDSAYRSELPPADHRPRRAGGWEPEPHTCRAAGAGHRQLPGLVRAGQLLPHVLRPPR; from the exons CATTGGTTCTGCTGCCGCTGCAGCCGCTGGAAAGGACATGGTGTGGAGGACAGAGAGGCTGCTGCCCCTGGAGGAGACCTCGCCCTGCCAGGCCGTCTGCCTCACCCGCCACCTCACAGCCTTCGGCGCCAGCCTCTTCGTGTCCCCAAGCCATGTCCGCTTTGTCTTTCCG GAGCCGACAGCGGATGTAAACTACATCGTCATGCTGACATGTGCTGTGTGCCTGGTGACCTACATGGTCATGGCCGCCATCCTGCACAAGCTGGACCAGTTGGATGCCAGCCGAGGCCGCGCCATCCCCTTCTGTGGGCAGCGGGGCCGCTTCAAGTACGAGATCCTCGTCAAGACAGGCTGGGGCCGGGGCTCAG GTACCACGGCCCACGTGGGCATCATGCTGTATGGGGTGGACAGCCGGAGCGGCCACCGGCACCTGGACGGCGACAGAGCCTTCCACCGCAACAGCCTGGACATCTTCCGGATCGCCACCCCGCACAGCCTGGGTAGCGTGTGGAAGATCCGAGTGTGGCACGACAACAAAG GGCTCAGCCCTGCCTGGTTCCTGCAGCACATCATCGTCAGGAACCTGCAGACGGCACGCAGCGCCTTCTTCCTGGTCAATGACTGGCTTTCGGTGGAGACGGAGGCCAATGGGGGCCTGGTGGAGAAGGAGGTGCTGGCCGCGA GCGACGCAGCCCTGTTGCGCTTCCGGCGCCTGCTGGTGGCTGAGCTGCAGCGCGGCTTCTTTGACAATCACATCTGGCTCTCCATATGGGACCGGCCGCCTCGTAGCCATTTCACTCACATCCAGAGGGCCACCTGCTGCGTTCTCCTGGGCGCCAACGCCGTGTGGTACGGTGCTGTTGGCGACTCtgcctacag GTCTGAGCTGCCGCCCGCTGACCACCGCCCTCGTCGTGCAGGTGGCTGGGAGCCCGAACCCCACACCTGCCGGGCAGCAGGTGCTGGACATCGACAGCTGCCTGGACTCGTCCGTGCTGGACAGCTCCTTCCTCACGTTCTCAGGCCTCCACGCTGA
- the LOC129392988 gene encoding polycystin-1-like isoform X14: protein MSIGSAAAAAAGKDMVWRTERLLPLEETSPCQAVCLTRHLTAFGASLFVSPSHVRFVFPEPTADVNYIVMLTCAVCLVTYMVMAAILHKLDQLDASRGRAIPFCGQRGRFKYEILVKTGWGRGSGTTAHVGIMLYGVDSRSGHRHLDGDRAFHRNSLDIFRIATPHSLGSVWKIRVWHDNKGLSPAWFLQHIIVRNLQTARSAFFLVNDWLSVETEANGGLVEKEVLAASDAALLRFRRLLVAELQRGFFDNHIWLSIWDRPPRSHFTHIQRATCCVLLGANAVWYGAVGDSAYSTGRVSRLSPLSVDTVAVGLVSSVVVYPVYLAILFLFRMSRSKV, encoded by the exons CATTGGTTCTGCTGCCGCTGCAGCCGCTGGAAAGGACATGGTGTGGAGGACAGAGAGGCTGCTGCCCCTGGAGGAGACCTCGCCCTGCCAGGCCGTCTGCCTCACCCGCCACCTCACAGCCTTCGGCGCCAGCCTCTTCGTGTCCCCAAGCCATGTCCGCTTTGTCTTTCCG GAGCCGACAGCGGATGTAAACTACATCGTCATGCTGACATGTGCTGTGTGCCTGGTGACCTACATGGTCATGGCCGCCATCCTGCACAAGCTGGACCAGTTGGATGCCAGCCGAGGCCGCGCCATCCCCTTCTGTGGGCAGCGGGGCCGCTTCAAGTACGAGATCCTCGTCAAGACAGGCTGGGGCCGGGGCTCAG GTACCACGGCCCACGTGGGCATCATGCTGTATGGGGTGGACAGCCGGAGCGGCCACCGGCACCTGGACGGCGACAGAGCCTTCCACCGCAACAGCCTGGACATCTTCCGGATCGCCACCCCGCACAGCCTGGGTAGCGTGTGGAAGATCCGAGTGTGGCACGACAACAAAG GGCTCAGCCCTGCCTGGTTCCTGCAGCACATCATCGTCAGGAACCTGCAGACGGCACGCAGCGCCTTCTTCCTGGTCAATGACTGGCTTTCGGTGGAGACGGAGGCCAATGGGGGCCTGGTGGAGAAGGAGGTGCTGGCCGCGA GCGACGCAGCCCTGTTGCGCTTCCGGCGCCTGCTGGTGGCTGAGCTGCAGCGCGGCTTCTTTGACAATCACATCTGGCTCTCCATATGGGACCGGCCGCCTCGTAGCCATTTCACTCACATCCAGAGGGCCACCTGCTGCGTTCTCCTGGGCGCCAACGCCGTGTGGTACGGTGCTGTTGGCGACTCtgcctacag CACGGGGCGTGTGTCCAGGCTGAGCCCGCTGAGCGTCGACACAGTCGCTGTTGGCCTGGTGTCCAGCGTGGTTGTCTATCCCGTCTACCTGGCCATCCTCTTTCTCTTCCGGATGTCCCGGAGCAag GTCTGA
- the LOC129392988 gene encoding polycystin-1-like isoform X10 has translation MVWRTERLLPLEETSPCQAVCLTRHLTAFGASLFVSPSHVRFVFPEPTADVNYIVMLTCAVCLVTYMVMAAILHKLDQLDASRGRAIPFCGQRGRFKYEILVKTGWGRGSGTTAHVGIMLYGVDSRSGHRHLDGDRAFHRNSLDIFRIATPHSLGSVWKIRVWHDNKGLSPAWFLQHIIVRNLQTARSAFFLVNDWLSVETEANGGLVEKEVLAASDAALLRFRRLLVAELQRGFFDNHIWLSIWDRPPRSHFTHIQRATCCVLLGANAVWYGAVGDSAYSTGRVSRLSPLSVDTVAVGLVSSVVVYPVYLAILFLFRMSRSKLHQSAVKCSVAHVASGCHHGRCRCPIYPAL, from the exons ATGGTGTGGAGGACAGAGAGGCTGCTGCCCCTGGAGGAGACCTCGCCCTGCCAGGCCGTCTGCCTCACCCGCCACCTCACAGCCTTCGGCGCCAGCCTCTTCGTGTCCCCAAGCCATGTCCGCTTTGTCTTTCCG GAGCCGACAGCGGATGTAAACTACATCGTCATGCTGACATGTGCTGTGTGCCTGGTGACCTACATGGTCATGGCCGCCATCCTGCACAAGCTGGACCAGTTGGATGCCAGCCGAGGCCGCGCCATCCCCTTCTGTGGGCAGCGGGGCCGCTTCAAGTACGAGATCCTCGTCAAGACAGGCTGGGGCCGGGGCTCAG GTACCACGGCCCACGTGGGCATCATGCTGTATGGGGTGGACAGCCGGAGCGGCCACCGGCACCTGGACGGCGACAGAGCCTTCCACCGCAACAGCCTGGACATCTTCCGGATCGCCACCCCGCACAGCCTGGGTAGCGTGTGGAAGATCCGAGTGTGGCACGACAACAAAG GGCTCAGCCCTGCCTGGTTCCTGCAGCACATCATCGTCAGGAACCTGCAGACGGCACGCAGCGCCTTCTTCCTGGTCAATGACTGGCTTTCGGTGGAGACGGAGGCCAATGGGGGCCTGGTGGAGAAGGAGGTGCTGGCCGCGA GCGACGCAGCCCTGTTGCGCTTCCGGCGCCTGCTGGTGGCTGAGCTGCAGCGCGGCTTCTTTGACAATCACATCTGGCTCTCCATATGGGACCGGCCGCCTCGTAGCCATTTCACTCACATCCAGAGGGCCACCTGCTGCGTTCTCCTGGGCGCCAACGCCGTGTGGTACGGTGCTGTTGGCGACTCtgcctacag CACGGGGCGTGTGTCCAGGCTGAGCCCGCTGAGCGTCGACACAGTCGCTGTTGGCCTGGTGTCCAGCGTGGTTGTCTATCCCGTCTACCTGGCCATCCTCTTTCTCTTCCGGATGTCCCGGAGCAag CTGCACCAGTCTGCTGTCAAGTGTTCAGTGGCACACGTCGCGAGCGGCTGCCATCACGGACGGTGCAGATGTCCCATATATCCAGCATTGTAG
- the LOC129392988 gene encoding polycystin-1-like isoform X7: MSIGSAAAAAAGKDMVWRTERLLPLEETSPCQAVCLTRHLTAFGASLFVSPSHVRFVFPEPTADVNYIVMLTCAVCLVTYMVMAAILHKLDQLDASRGRAIPFCGQRGRFKYEILVKTGWGRGSGTTAHVGIMLYGVDSRSGHRHLDGDRAFHRNSLDIFRIATPHSLGSVWKIRVWHDNKGLSPAWFLQHIIVRNLQTARSAFFLVNDWLSVETEANGGLVEKEVLAASDAALLRFRRLLVAELQRGFFDNHIWLSIWDRPPRSHFTHIQRATCCVLLGANAVWYGAVGDSAYSTGRVSRLSPLSVDTVAVGLVSSVVVYPVYLAILFLFRMSRSKLHQSAVKCSVAHVASGCHHGRCRCPIYPAL; the protein is encoded by the exons CATTGGTTCTGCTGCCGCTGCAGCCGCTGGAAAGGACATGGTGTGGAGGACAGAGAGGCTGCTGCCCCTGGAGGAGACCTCGCCCTGCCAGGCCGTCTGCCTCACCCGCCACCTCACAGCCTTCGGCGCCAGCCTCTTCGTGTCCCCAAGCCATGTCCGCTTTGTCTTTCCG GAGCCGACAGCGGATGTAAACTACATCGTCATGCTGACATGTGCTGTGTGCCTGGTGACCTACATGGTCATGGCCGCCATCCTGCACAAGCTGGACCAGTTGGATGCCAGCCGAGGCCGCGCCATCCCCTTCTGTGGGCAGCGGGGCCGCTTCAAGTACGAGATCCTCGTCAAGACAGGCTGGGGCCGGGGCTCAG GTACCACGGCCCACGTGGGCATCATGCTGTATGGGGTGGACAGCCGGAGCGGCCACCGGCACCTGGACGGCGACAGAGCCTTCCACCGCAACAGCCTGGACATCTTCCGGATCGCCACCCCGCACAGCCTGGGTAGCGTGTGGAAGATCCGAGTGTGGCACGACAACAAAG GGCTCAGCCCTGCCTGGTTCCTGCAGCACATCATCGTCAGGAACCTGCAGACGGCACGCAGCGCCTTCTTCCTGGTCAATGACTGGCTTTCGGTGGAGACGGAGGCCAATGGGGGCCTGGTGGAGAAGGAGGTGCTGGCCGCGA GCGACGCAGCCCTGTTGCGCTTCCGGCGCCTGCTGGTGGCTGAGCTGCAGCGCGGCTTCTTTGACAATCACATCTGGCTCTCCATATGGGACCGGCCGCCTCGTAGCCATTTCACTCACATCCAGAGGGCCACCTGCTGCGTTCTCCTGGGCGCCAACGCCGTGTGGTACGGTGCTGTTGGCGACTCtgcctacag CACGGGGCGTGTGTCCAGGCTGAGCCCGCTGAGCGTCGACACAGTCGCTGTTGGCCTGGTGTCCAGCGTGGTTGTCTATCCCGTCTACCTGGCCATCCTCTTTCTCTTCCGGATGTCCCGGAGCAag CTGCACCAGTCTGCTGTCAAGTGTTCAGTGGCACACGTCGCGAGCGGCTGCCATCACGGACGGTGCAGATGTCCCATATATCCAGCATTGTAG
- the LOC129392988 gene encoding polycystin-1-like isoform X8, translated as MSIGSAAAAAAGKDMVWRTERLLPLEETSPCQAVCLTRHLTAFGASLFVSPSHVRFVFPEPTADVNYIVMLTCAVCLVTYMVMAAILHKLDQLDASRGRAIPFCGQRGRFKYEILVKTGWGRGSGTTAHVGIMLYGVDSRSGHRHLDGDRAFHRNSLDIFRIATPHSLGSVWKIRVWHDNKGLSPAWFLQHIIVRNLQTARSAFFLVNDWLSVETEANGGLVEKEVLAASDAALLRFRRLLVAELQRGFFDNHIWLSIWDRPPRSHFTHIQRATCCVLLGANAVWYGAVGDSAYSTGRVSRLSPLSVDTVAVGLVSSVVVYPVYLAILFLFRMSRSKCCSQRERRPPKAAREGSTHLSSLS; from the exons CATTGGTTCTGCTGCCGCTGCAGCCGCTGGAAAGGACATGGTGTGGAGGACAGAGAGGCTGCTGCCCCTGGAGGAGACCTCGCCCTGCCAGGCCGTCTGCCTCACCCGCCACCTCACAGCCTTCGGCGCCAGCCTCTTCGTGTCCCCAAGCCATGTCCGCTTTGTCTTTCCG GAGCCGACAGCGGATGTAAACTACATCGTCATGCTGACATGTGCTGTGTGCCTGGTGACCTACATGGTCATGGCCGCCATCCTGCACAAGCTGGACCAGTTGGATGCCAGCCGAGGCCGCGCCATCCCCTTCTGTGGGCAGCGGGGCCGCTTCAAGTACGAGATCCTCGTCAAGACAGGCTGGGGCCGGGGCTCAG GTACCACGGCCCACGTGGGCATCATGCTGTATGGGGTGGACAGCCGGAGCGGCCACCGGCACCTGGACGGCGACAGAGCCTTCCACCGCAACAGCCTGGACATCTTCCGGATCGCCACCCCGCACAGCCTGGGTAGCGTGTGGAAGATCCGAGTGTGGCACGACAACAAAG GGCTCAGCCCTGCCTGGTTCCTGCAGCACATCATCGTCAGGAACCTGCAGACGGCACGCAGCGCCTTCTTCCTGGTCAATGACTGGCTTTCGGTGGAGACGGAGGCCAATGGGGGCCTGGTGGAGAAGGAGGTGCTGGCCGCGA GCGACGCAGCCCTGTTGCGCTTCCGGCGCCTGCTGGTGGCTGAGCTGCAGCGCGGCTTCTTTGACAATCACATCTGGCTCTCCATATGGGACCGGCCGCCTCGTAGCCATTTCACTCACATCCAGAGGGCCACCTGCTGCGTTCTCCTGGGCGCCAACGCCGTGTGGTACGGTGCTGTTGGCGACTCtgcctacag CACGGGGCGTGTGTCCAGGCTGAGCCCGCTGAGCGTCGACACAGTCGCTGTTGGCCTGGTGTCCAGCGTGGTTGTCTATCCCGTCTACCTGGCCATCCTCTTTCTCTTCCGGATGTCCCGGAGCAag TGctgcagccagagggaaaggCGTCCACCAAAGGCTGCTCGGGAAGGGTCAACACACTTGAGCAGCCTTAGCTAG